In Deinococcus detaillensis, the following are encoded in one genomic region:
- a CDS encoding AAA domain-containing protein — protein sequence MTDATLAQDRSLRLFKFLEEFTQLKSKPRRTSEQDEVQWLYDLPQQPEIFNAARADEQNSVGEVWVEIKKPRFVGAPLLPEGLVLWVRGVLDDSRLAPTILDQRVVESEVLDDDLLPKLIKDTLFLDQQPDVLKTWEAYLKTWLAWATEDHRVKTVQAAYSKLFAVHQKLVTSGETFELVLGLGYLMWRTPGGYEVKRHLMTARASLTFDALQGVIRITAGGDGARTVLEQDMLDPDHRPATSVRTHIADELAENGEAVWDHQTLPALLKTWANASGERGEFMPALEPSRNSSTAPTIHWAPALVLRKRIERSITAAYQSIVSQLKDHPEFSEGFERFTTESNAPVISITESEFGIRGGANEIYFPLPANTEQRRIIQHLRVQPGVLVQGPPGTGKSHTIVNLVSHLLATEKRVLVTSHTARALKVLREKFPAELAALCVTHLRGEEGSRATLERSVQELLQRSAYRNPDAEVKQLAALKGGLEQARQKEDALLGKLREIRLAETEDLNLFGYTGKAQRIAEQLQSEEDSYSWLEDLGNPGRDAPLSGEEAGRLLGLLRSMSETEMDELSMTVPPLESLVLPEEFARVVYAERGATQKFGEMQEARQYPHYNAVRDVSPETRAGLVAALRALTGGVETARRRPVSWAQQAVEATLKGQAGVWDSLLTFSQQQLTDLTARATWLEETTLGGVGDHDPATLKADAQALLEHLRGGGSWGWGPMRPAAVRQRLYLKDTARVRGRAADTPEALQELLDFLDLTARARQLESNWAAVGFMPVGTLPLRLTQLQEQQDALAQVLKLKDALKEAQRAVGGVVGLPEPQWWRPEEVTAVIAAALAVDAELTREASAQVIEMMRPVLDALAAQPRAHDSVRLLQSAVAGRDLESYGLMYLRVQDFYQRQARLQDRQRLLAQLSATAPKLAGELVRTAAGPAWDGQLAQLVPAWHWLRADDRLTELANPDTEVEMREQLAECRREIRDTLGNLASSLAWSSTLNRLTQREQMGLTLWESAMKKLGKGTGKHAERHRRDARAALEQARSAIPAWIMPLHLVAESFTMTRGMFDVVIVDEASQAGLEAMFLAYIGKQIIIVGDDKQIEPDAVMIERSKVDALVEHFLHDFPTKNMIGAADASLFGIGEIAYPPKLSLREHFRCMPEIIAFSSRLSYQFQPLIALRQFGADRLSPVLARHVADGFTDGRTGDKVNEPEARAIVDQIKACIADPRYKDKTFGVISLLGSRQADRIATLLRSELPETEIERRRLDSGDAYSFQGDERDVMFLSMVTSPTEGKLEILKTDAKFQARLNVAASRARDQMWLFHSVELSDLKPDDLRAQLISHCQNPDLGVSKPLDPAHIQRLTEEAKRPNRGSYKPPKPFDSWFELDVYLDIAGRGYRVLPQYEVNGYHIDLVVEGMKGKLAVECDGDYWHGPDAYDADLQRQQTLERAGWTFWRVRGSTYFRDRHSALEDLWQTLERQRVFPDGDERNREAVAEVEPAPLPDEQGAVSALKVLTTSATPDLESVPVEPEPEGTAQPPVYLTYTLRADRGLLAPYREWPMRTLPDPRLATHEEVLHGLKEIVAAEGPMPCHRAYKLYARAAGLSRVGKDIQSALNKVVAYGLRQQAFQQVDEWNRAGQIDKVIRVRDTPPVRLRERGPRDFDEVPPMELAALIQSLLDRGDHAPDEPLAPEPIFRTVLAAYEGQRLTPKVRQSLERADVLRETAPALF from the coding sequence ATGACTGACGCGACATTGGCCCAGGACCGCAGCCTGCGGTTGTTCAAATTTCTCGAGGAGTTCACCCAGCTCAAGTCGAAGCCCAGGCGTACCAGCGAGCAGGACGAGGTGCAGTGGCTCTATGACCTGCCCCAACAACCTGAGATCTTCAACGCTGCCCGCGCAGACGAACAAAACAGCGTAGGTGAAGTGTGGGTCGAGATCAAGAAACCCAGGTTCGTGGGAGCTCCTCTGCTCCCAGAGGGGCTGGTGCTATGGGTGCGCGGGGTACTGGACGACAGCAGACTGGCTCCGACCATCCTCGATCAGCGGGTGGTCGAGAGCGAGGTGCTGGACGATGACCTGCTGCCCAAACTCATCAAGGACACCCTCTTTCTGGATCAGCAACCCGACGTGCTGAAAACCTGGGAGGCCTACCTGAAGACCTGGCTGGCCTGGGCCACTGAGGACCACCGGGTCAAGACCGTACAGGCCGCTTACTCGAAGCTTTTCGCCGTGCATCAGAAGCTAGTGACATCCGGCGAAACCTTCGAGTTGGTGCTGGGCCTCGGCTACCTGATGTGGCGCACCCCAGGAGGATACGAAGTTAAGCGGCATTTGATGACAGCGCGAGCTTCTCTCACCTTCGATGCTCTGCAGGGCGTCATCCGCATAACAGCAGGCGGCGACGGAGCGCGCACCGTGCTGGAACAGGACATGCTCGACCCGGACCACCGCCCAGCGACCTCGGTCCGCACCCACATCGCCGACGAACTCGCCGAGAACGGGGAAGCGGTCTGGGACCATCAGACGCTGCCCGCCTTGCTGAAGACCTGGGCGAATGCGTCAGGAGAACGCGGCGAGTTCATGCCGGCTCTGGAACCGTCGCGCAATAGTAGTACCGCTCCGACCATCCACTGGGCCCCGGCCTTGGTGCTCCGCAAGCGCATTGAGCGCAGCATCACCGCTGCCTACCAGAGCATCGTGTCCCAGCTGAAGGATCACCCTGAGTTTTCCGAGGGCTTCGAGCGCTTCACGACCGAGTCGAACGCCCCAGTGATCAGCATCACTGAGAGCGAATTCGGAATCCGGGGCGGCGCGAACGAGATCTATTTTCCTCTCCCTGCCAACACCGAGCAGCGGCGCATCATCCAACACCTGAGGGTACAGCCGGGCGTGCTCGTGCAGGGACCGCCGGGTACGGGCAAGTCGCACACTATCGTCAACCTGGTCAGCCATCTGCTCGCCACCGAAAAACGGGTGCTCGTCACCAGCCACACTGCCAGGGCGCTGAAGGTGCTGCGGGAGAAGTTCCCAGCGGAACTGGCTGCCCTGTGCGTGACCCACCTGCGCGGTGAGGAGGGGTCACGGGCCACCCTGGAGCGGTCGGTACAGGAGCTGCTCCAGCGTTCGGCCTACCGGAACCCTGACGCCGAAGTCAAACAACTCGCCGCCCTGAAGGGTGGTCTGGAGCAGGCCCGCCAGAAGGAGGACGCACTCCTCGGTAAGCTGCGCGAGATCCGGCTGGCAGAAACTGAGGATCTCAATCTGTTCGGCTACACCGGCAAGGCCCAGCGTATCGCCGAGCAGCTCCAGTCCGAGGAGGACAGTTACAGCTGGCTGGAAGATCTCGGCAACCCGGGACGGGACGCACCGCTGAGTGGTGAAGAGGCTGGGCGCTTGTTGGGTCTGCTCCGCAGCATGAGCGAGACGGAGATGGATGAACTCTCGATGACGGTGCCCCCCCTGGAGTCGCTGGTGCTTCCAGAGGAGTTCGCCCGCGTGGTCTACGCCGAGCGGGGGGCGACCCAGAAGTTCGGCGAGATGCAGGAGGCCCGACAGTATCCGCATTACAACGCGGTCCGGGACGTCAGTCCTGAGACCAGAGCTGGATTGGTCGCGGCACTGCGGGCCCTAACAGGGGGCGTGGAGACGGCCCGGCGTCGTCCGGTCAGCTGGGCGCAACAGGCGGTCGAGGCAACCCTCAAAGGCCAGGCAGGTGTCTGGGATAGCCTGCTCACCTTCTCCCAGCAGCAGCTCACGGACCTGACTGCACGGGCGACCTGGCTGGAGGAGACCACCCTCGGCGGCGTCGGTGACCACGATCCGGCGACACTGAAGGCAGATGCCCAGGCGCTGTTGGAACACTTGAGGGGCGGCGGCAGCTGGGGCTGGGGACCGATGCGCCCTGCCGCTGTTCGGCAGCGCCTGTACCTCAAAGACACCGCCAGGGTGCGTGGCCGGGCGGCAGATACCCCCGAGGCTCTCCAAGAGCTGCTGGATTTTCTGGACCTGACGGCCCGCGCCAGACAGCTCGAAAGTAACTGGGCGGCGGTGGGGTTCATGCCGGTAGGAACACTGCCACTCAGACTGACCCAGCTTCAGGAGCAGCAAGACGCCCTGGCCCAGGTTCTGAAACTCAAGGACGCATTGAAGGAAGCGCAGCGGGCCGTGGGTGGCGTGGTGGGTTTACCTGAGCCGCAGTGGTGGAGGCCGGAAGAGGTCACCGCCGTAATCGCCGCCGCCCTCGCCGTGGACGCGGAACTGACCAGAGAGGCCAGCGCGCAGGTCATCGAGATGATGCGCCCGGTCCTCGACGCCCTGGCAGCCCAGCCCAGGGCCCACGACAGTGTCCGGCTGCTTCAGTCCGCCGTTGCCGGACGGGATCTGGAAAGCTATGGGCTGATGTATCTCCGCGTGCAGGACTTCTACCAGCGGCAGGCCCGCCTTCAGGACCGGCAGCGCCTGCTGGCCCAGCTCAGCGCCACGGCCCCGAAGCTGGCCGGAGAACTCGTCCGCACGGCGGCGGGCCCGGCGTGGGACGGACAGCTGGCCCAACTGGTCCCTGCCTGGCACTGGTTGCGGGCTGATGACAGGCTCACCGAACTGGCCAACCCCGATACGGAAGTCGAGATGAGAGAGCAGCTGGCCGAGTGCCGGCGCGAGATCCGCGACACCCTGGGCAATCTGGCCTCCTCACTCGCCTGGAGCAGCACCCTGAACCGGTTGACCCAGCGAGAGCAGATGGGCCTCACCCTCTGGGAGAGCGCCATGAAGAAGCTCGGGAAGGGAACGGGCAAGCACGCCGAGCGGCACCGCCGGGACGCCCGTGCCGCGCTGGAACAGGCCCGCAGTGCCATCCCGGCCTGGATCATGCCACTGCATCTGGTAGCCGAGAGCTTCACAATGACGCGCGGCATGTTCGATGTGGTGATCGTCGACGAAGCCAGTCAGGCTGGACTTGAGGCAATGTTCCTGGCGTACATCGGCAAGCAGATCATCATCGTCGGTGACGACAAGCAGATCGAGCCGGATGCCGTGATGATTGAACGGAGCAAAGTGGATGCTCTTGTGGAGCATTTTCTACACGACTTCCCTACCAAAAACATGATCGGGGCCGCCGACGCCAGCCTCTTTGGCATTGGGGAGATCGCTTACCCGCCTAAGCTGTCCCTGCGCGAGCACTTCCGCTGCATGCCGGAGATCATCGCCTTCTCCAGTCGCCTGAGTTATCAGTTCCAGCCGTTGATCGCCCTGCGTCAGTTCGGGGCCGACCGCCTGTCTCCGGTGCTGGCTCGGCATGTGGCAGACGGCTTCACCGACGGCCGGACTGGCGACAAGGTCAACGAACCTGAAGCCCGCGCCATCGTCGATCAGATCAAGGCCTGCATCGCCGACCCCAGGTACAAGGACAAGACCTTCGGGGTGATCAGTCTGCTGGGCAGCAGACAGGCCGATCGGATCGCCACGCTGCTGCGCTCAGAATTGCCAGAGACAGAGATCGAGCGCCGCCGCCTGGACAGTGGCGATGCGTACAGCTTCCAGGGTGACGAACGCGACGTGATGTTCCTGAGTATGGTCACCAGCCCTACGGAAGGCAAATTGGAGATTCTGAAGACTGACGCGAAGTTCCAGGCCCGCCTGAACGTCGCAGCCAGCCGAGCACGCGATCAAATGTGGCTGTTTCACTCCGTTGAGCTGTCCGATCTCAAGCCGGACGACCTGCGTGCTCAGCTTATCTCGCACTGTCAGAATCCTGATCTGGGCGTGAGCAAGCCGCTTGATCCGGCGCATATTCAGAGGCTGACCGAAGAGGCCAAGCGTCCGAACCGGGGAAGCTACAAACCGCCGAAACCCTTCGACAGCTGGTTCGAGCTGGACGTTTACCTCGACATCGCCGGACGCGGCTACCGGGTGCTGCCGCAGTATGAGGTCAACGGATACCACATCGATCTGGTGGTCGAGGGCATGAAAGGTAAACTGGCGGTCGAATGCGACGGTGACTACTGGCACGGCCCGGACGCCTATGACGCCGACCTGCAACGCCAGCAGACCCTGGAACGGGCAGGGTGGACCTTCTGGCGGGTGCGCGGCAGCACCTATTTCCGGGACCGGCACTCGGCGCTCGAAGACCTGTGGCAGACCCTGGAGCGCCAACGGGTGTTTCCCGACGGGGACGAACGCAACCGGGAAGCTGTGGCCGAGGTCGAGCCAGCCCCGCTTCCGGATGAGCAGGGTGCCGTCTCTGCGCTCAAAGTCCTGACAACGTCCGCCACACCAGACCTCGAGTCCGTTCCAGTCGAGCCTGAACCCGAAGGAACTGCTCAGCCGCCCGTGTATCTCACCTACACACTCAGGGCGGACCGGGGACTGCTGGCCCCGTACCGGGAGTGGCCCATGCGGACCCTACCGGACCCGCGTTTGGCGACCCACGAGGAGGTGCTGCACGGCCTCAAGGAGATCGTGGCTGCCGAAGGGCCGATGCCCTGTCACCGGGCGTACAAGCTGTATGCCCGGGCCGCGGGCCTCAGTCGGGTGGGCAAGGACATCCAGTCGGCCCTCAACAAGGTGGTCGCGTATGGCCTCCGGCAGCAGGCGTTCCAGCAGGTGGACGAGTGGAACAGAGCAGGACAGATCGACAAGGTTATTAGGGTCAGGGATACCCCGCCAGTGCGGCTGCGTGAACGCGGTCCGAGAGACTTCGACGAGGTGCCACCCATGGAACTGGCGGCCCTGATCCAGAGCCTTCTGGACCGGGGCGATCATGCGCCAGATGAGCCACTGGCCCCCGAACCGATCTTCCGAACCGTGCTGGCAGCTTACGAAGGTCAACGGTTGACACCCAAGGTTCGGCAGTCTCTGGAGCGGGCGGACGTTCTGCGAGAAACGGCCCCGGCCTTGTTCTGA
- a CDS encoding McrC family protein yields MTVPVQLQVREHDTLVRGAHHPTWSPNLTALPPQAFDAIEALLLGPQYDLNPVAIAAKVGGQSALKLTQWVGVLRAPDGTTIEILPKTHERPGARAAPDSLERSRALLLRMLSATDERFRVAPPADLEPAKMPLYEVVLRYVLEGVRAALRRGVPHAYVPVQEERPGLRGRLDLPRQMRQPRHRAHLLHVTYDEFLPDRPETRLTRLTVERVASLTRDTSNRRLARELLRVLDDVPPSHQIAQDFAAWNLGRGHLHFTPLEGLCRLVLYELNPLVSGHRAQAQALLFDMNRVYEAYVAQRLRTEYPDWRIETQVQGRWLGTVTQGNQRAGAFGLRPDLLITLPDQRIIVADTKWKRLKPEKAPTYDVSSADAYQMFAYSHVFQHPSALGHVEVWLLYPQMAGLPPLRTRVEFGEKRFLHLLTLDLHSNGLFDLPEMQLSSTNC; encoded by the coding sequence GTGACGGTGCCGGTTCAGCTCCAGGTCCGCGAGCATGACACGCTGGTGCGCGGTGCCCACCATCCCACCTGGTCACCGAACCTGACGGCCCTGCCGCCCCAGGCCTTCGACGCCATCGAGGCGCTGTTGCTGGGCCCCCAGTACGATCTGAACCCGGTGGCCATTGCGGCGAAGGTGGGTGGGCAGAGTGCCCTGAAGCTGACGCAGTGGGTGGGCGTACTACGGGCCCCGGACGGCACCACCATCGAGATTTTGCCCAAGACGCACGAGCGGCCCGGTGCGCGGGCGGCCCCAGACTCGCTGGAGCGCAGCCGGGCACTACTGCTCCGAATGTTGAGTGCCACCGACGAGCGCTTCCGGGTGGCCCCACCTGCGGACCTGGAACCGGCGAAGATGCCGCTCTATGAGGTGGTGTTGCGGTATGTGCTGGAAGGCGTCAGGGCGGCGCTCAGGCGGGGCGTCCCGCACGCCTACGTCCCAGTGCAGGAGGAGCGGCCCGGCCTGCGGGGTCGCCTCGATTTGCCACGGCAGATGCGGCAGCCCCGCCATCGCGCCCACCTGCTGCACGTTACTTACGACGAGTTTCTGCCAGACCGCCCGGAGACGCGGCTGACCCGTCTGACTGTGGAAAGGGTGGCCAGCCTGACCCGTGATACTAGCAACCGCCGCTTGGCGCGGGAACTGCTGCGGGTGCTGGACGACGTGCCACCGAGCCATCAGATTGCCCAGGATTTCGCCGCCTGGAACCTGGGGCGCGGGCATCTTCATTTCACGCCGCTGGAGGGGTTGTGCCGTCTGGTGCTGTACGAGCTGAACCCGCTCGTCTCGGGTCACCGGGCGCAGGCCCAGGCGCTGCTGTTTGATATGAACCGCGTCTACGAGGCGTACGTGGCGCAGCGCCTCAGAACCGAGTATCCCGACTGGCGCATCGAGACCCAGGTGCAGGGACGCTGGCTGGGGACCGTCACCCAAGGCAATCAAAGAGCCGGAGCGTTCGGCTTACGTCCAGATCTGCTGATCACGCTGCCCGACCAGCGGATTATCGTGGCCGACACCAAATGGAAGCGCCTCAAGCCGGAGAAGGCCCCGACATACGATGTCTCGAGCGCGGACGCTTACCAGATGTTCGCCTACAGCCACGTCTTCCAGCATCCCAGTGCGTTGGGCCATGTGGAGGTCTGGCTACTTTATCCGCAGATGGCCGGTCTTCCCCCGCTCCGAACTCGAGTCGAATTCGGCGAGAAACGGTTCCTACATCTACTTACCCTAGATCTTCATTCTAATGGGCTGTTCGACCTTCCGGAAATGCAGCTTTCATCCACAAATTGCTGA
- a CDS encoding DUF4357 domain-containing protein — MTDTDMSPIAPTFELNSSGVQARAQLRNGQFVMLAGSTVRAESSPSLANHSYSNLRPNLIDRGDIAPNAQGELVFTRDTAFNSPSAAAVAVLGRSANGRTTWKVAGSDTDYGEWADGHPSVPKPAFTDVEPLEATWKPFFHELAVKLLDFETSQPELIEVLRAAGIAINHDEGEPLDQIDPFTFFSLILKHTSDVTALPLFAKVGASLGLTSPAPTNLVGVPWSNPMNAWFFAYRSVRQPEDGPTLWRLAQQAVAGELDAQTFAEALAIRQVALPKLTQGLFWLNPERFLTLNGVNVPYLQERGIRRAGQVQTLAEYESVMQAAAQINPDFAALSNSAWLISQQGAQTARLSENGAFPFAQFREEALRYSTDKVKGNLVLDKKYAPLLLEIMGGDWKALSPARSPYSGREQVAVKVALGGGVKADGASFGRALLFGELGGFEYVSFPAGLTLEVGLPDGKGDGPRRALADAQLRSVLLSALTVPLPTSSPATLTLNTDFGALKLLPLQEDQAEEVEGTLDRYAQGFSKSRRLRVGVSLAPQELEGENFPALLEAVLSYLDDLTGVLERLERTPDVVPDDQDTIQVPGQVEARPLAGFTPAPGVPLNQILYGPPGTGKTYRAIDDALVILDPATLKDYPGPTGRAARKERYDQLVQEGRISFVTFHQSFGYEDFIEGIKPVMQNGQLSYELQDGVFLAAVRAAGGDLSTLKSAPTLQEPTVQVRPDAQVWRIYIDGTTPISQLRDRSIMRGEIRVGSWGGAVQDLTGKPYDSLSEQKILFRDGIRIGDLILLATGANRIGGIGVVSGEYSFNPSEPLFATDYAHARSVRWLATDLSLSAQDVTGKTFSQQTIQRVKGVTPAQILALLPHALSGATGQVLQAHVLIIDEINRGNIAKIFGELITLLESGKRAGMAEALTATLPLSRRPLSVPQSLYVLGTMNTADRSLTLLDAALRRRFSFRPVWPEPQVLPTLTFADNEALDLRKFLYAINERIERLLSREQVIGHAYLLGLPATLAGVASAVRERILPLLEEYFFEDWSKIREVLADESKELEHQFIHRSESGGEVRYRLNEAAFGAVEAFSGVYAGVAEKDFPFGA, encoded by the coding sequence ATGACCGATACAGACATGAGTCCGATTGCTCCAACCTTCGAACTGAACTCATCGGGCGTGCAGGCTAGGGCGCAACTGAGAAACGGGCAGTTCGTGATGCTGGCGGGCAGCACTGTGCGAGCAGAATCGTCCCCATCGCTGGCAAATCACTCTTACTCCAATCTGCGTCCCAACTTGATTGACCGAGGCGATATCGCACCCAATGCTCAGGGCGAGTTGGTCTTCACGCGTGATACCGCGTTCAACTCGCCCAGCGCGGCAGCGGTGGCAGTGTTGGGCCGCTCGGCCAATGGCCGGACCACCTGGAAGGTCGCGGGGTCGGACACCGACTATGGCGAGTGGGCGGACGGCCATCCCAGTGTGCCCAAGCCTGCGTTCACAGATGTAGAGCCGCTGGAAGCCACCTGGAAGCCTTTCTTTCACGAGCTGGCCGTGAAGCTGCTGGACTTCGAGACGAGCCAGCCGGAGCTGATCGAGGTGCTGCGGGCGGCGGGCATCGCTATCAACCACGATGAGGGTGAGCCGCTGGACCAAATAGACCCCTTTACTTTCTTCTCGCTGATTCTCAAGCACACCTCGGATGTCACCGCGCTGCCTCTCTTCGCGAAGGTGGGTGCGAGTCTGGGGCTGACGTCGCCTGCACCAACAAACCTCGTTGGTGTGCCCTGGAGCAATCCCATGAACGCCTGGTTTTTTGCGTACCGCAGTGTTCGGCAACCGGAGGACGGGCCGACCCTATGGCGGCTGGCGCAGCAGGCCGTGGCAGGCGAACTGGATGCCCAGACCTTCGCTGAAGCGCTCGCTATTCGCCAGGTCGCACTGCCCAAGCTGACCCAGGGGCTGTTTTGGCTGAACCCAGAGCGGTTTTTGACCCTCAACGGCGTAAACGTGCCGTACCTCCAGGAGCGCGGCATACGGCGGGCAGGGCAGGTGCAGACCCTGGCCGAGTACGAAAGTGTGATGCAAGCGGCAGCCCAGATCAATCCGGACTTCGCCGCCCTGTCAAATTCAGCCTGGCTGATTAGCCAGCAGGGCGCGCAAACAGCCCGGTTATCCGAGAACGGCGCGTTCCCCTTCGCCCAGTTTCGTGAGGAGGCGCTGCGCTACAGTACCGACAAAGTAAAGGGCAATCTGGTGCTCGACAAGAAGTACGCCCCGCTGCTGCTGGAGATCATGGGCGGGGACTGGAAGGCACTAAGTCCGGCCCGCTCGCCGTACAGCGGGCGCGAGCAAGTGGCCGTCAAGGTAGCGCTGGGCGGCGGCGTGAAAGCAGACGGCGCAAGCTTCGGGCGGGCGCTGCTGTTCGGGGAATTGGGCGGCTTCGAATACGTGTCTTTTCCGGCGGGTCTGACGTTGGAAGTTGGTCTGCCGGACGGCAAAGGCGATGGCCCCCGGCGGGCGCTGGCCGACGCTCAGTTGCGGTCTGTGCTGCTCTCGGCGCTGACGGTGCCCCTGCCGACCAGCTCACCCGCCACGCTGACCCTCAACACCGACTTCGGGGCACTCAAGTTGCTGCCACTTCAGGAGGACCAGGCTGAGGAAGTAGAAGGCACCCTGGACCGCTACGCGCAGGGGTTCAGCAAGAGTCGGCGGCTGCGGGTGGGCGTTTCCCTCGCGCCACAGGAACTGGAGGGCGAAAACTTCCCGGCGCTGCTGGAGGCCGTCCTAAGCTACCTCGATGACCTGACGGGCGTACTTGAACGTTTGGAGCGGACACCGGACGTTGTGCCGGACGATCAGGACACGATCCAGGTGCCTGGTCAGGTGGAGGCCAGACCGCTGGCCGGATTTACGCCCGCTCCCGGTGTGCCGCTCAACCAGATCCTGTACGGCCCGCCCGGCACCGGCAAGACCTACCGGGCCATCGATGATGCGCTGGTCATCCTCGACCCAGCCACCTTGAAGGATTACCCTGGCCCCACGGGCCGCGCGGCCCGCAAGGAACGCTACGACCAACTCGTACAGGAGGGCCGCATCTCGTTCGTGACCTTCCACCAGTCCTTCGGCTACGAGGACTTCATCGAGGGCATCAAGCCAGTCATGCAGAACGGGCAGCTCTCGTATGAGTTGCAGGACGGCGTGTTTCTGGCGGCGGTGCGGGCGGCAGGGGGCGACCTGTCTACGCTCAAGAGTGCACCAACCTTACAGGAGCCAACGGTGCAAGTGCGTCCGGACGCACAGGTATGGCGTATTTATATCGACGGGACTACACCGATCAGTCAGCTTAGGGACCGCAGCATCATGCGCGGTGAAATTCGAGTGGGCAGTTGGGGCGGCGCGGTCCAGGACTTGACTGGGAAGCCTTACGACAGTCTCAGTGAGCAAAAAATCCTGTTTCGGGACGGCATTCGCATCGGTGATCTTATCTTGCTGGCCACTGGAGCCAACCGGATCGGCGGGATTGGTGTGGTTTCGGGCGAGTACTCCTTTAACCCCTCCGAACCTCTTTTCGCCACCGATTACGCCCACGCCCGCTCAGTACGCTGGCTGGCTACAGACCTGTCCTTGTCGGCGCAGGATGTTACGGGCAAAACGTTCTCACAGCAGACGATTCAGCGGGTCAAGGGAGTCACGCCCGCGCAGATCCTGGCCCTTCTGCCCCACGCCCTGTCCGGAGCCACTGGGCAGGTGCTTCAGGCGCATGTGCTGATCATCGACGAGATTAACCGGGGCAACATCGCTAAGATCTTCGGCGAGCTGATCACGCTGCTGGAGAGCGGTAAGCGAGCCGGAATGGCCGAGGCACTGACGGCCACCCTGCCGCTGAGCCGCAGGCCGCTGAGCGTGCCACAAAGCCTGTATGTCCTGGGCACCATGAATACCGCCGACCGCAGCCTGACCCTGCTGGACGCGGCCCTGCGGCGGCGCTTCTCCTTCCGTCCGGTCTGGCCGGAGCCGCAGGTGCTGCCGACCCTGACCTTCGCGGACAACGAGGCACTTGATCTGCGCAAGTTCCTCTACGCCATCAACGAGCGCATCGAGCGCCTGCTCTCCCGCGAGCAGGTGATCGGGCACGCCTACCTGCTGGGTCTGCCCGCCACCCTGGCAGGCGTCGCCAGCGCCGTGCGCGAGCGCATCCTGCCGCTGCTGGAAGAGTATTTCTTCGAGGACTGGAGCAAGATCCGTGAGGTGCTGGCTGACGAGAGTAAGGAGCTGGAACATCAGTTCATCCACCGCTCCGAATCCGGCGGCGAGGTCCGCTACCGCTTGAACGAGGCGGCCTTTGGGGCCGTGGAAGCGTTCAGCGGTGTGTACGCCGGAGTGGCTGAAAAAGACTTCCCCTTCGGCGCGTGA
- a CDS encoding DUF433 domain-containing protein — MAAQIVIDPNICNGRPTVSGTRITAQTVLEFLAAGDSVEDMLKEYPVLNREDVLACLEFGARAVAVRILV, encoded by the coding sequence ATGGCGGCCCAGATCGTAATTGACCCGAATATCTGCAATGGGCGACCCACCGTGAGCGGAACGCGTATCACTGCGCAGACGGTGCTGGAGTTCCTCGCGGCGGGCGACTCGGTTGAAGACATGCTGAAAGAATATCCGGTCCTGAACCGTGAGGACGTCCTGGCGTGTCTGGAGTTCGGCGCGCGGGCTGTGGCGGTGCGTATTCTGGTGTGA
- a CDS encoding DUF5615 family PIN-like protein has translation MTKDGDYLDQLFLSGTPPPWIVQLRCGNLRASALRTLLERCWPDMLALLLESRAVLLYADQMEALT, from the coding sequence ATGACGAAAGACGGCGATTACCTGGATCAACTGTTTTTGTCAGGTACACCGCCGCCCTGGATCGTGCAACTCCGCTGCGGGAACCTGAGAGCGTCAGCACTGCGGACCCTCTTGGAGCGTTGCTGGCCGGACATGCTGGCCCTACTGCTCGAGTCCCGCGCGGTGCTGCTATACGCCGACCAGATGGAAGCACTGACCTGA